The following proteins are encoded in a genomic region of Pseudomonas sp. Os17:
- a CDS encoding hemagglutinin repeat-containing protein, with the protein MDVRQFAFLARQPSAALQSRESFWGLPKRGLAFILANMMFWQPVVAMADGIVVNGSGTSLGQAANGVPIVNIAAPNGGGLSHNKFSDYNVGQQGVILNNATQNLQNTQLGGYIIGNSNLGGRAANVILNEVNGGSPSQLKGYTEVAGQSAHVIVANPYGVTCNGCGFINTPKATLTTGKPVIENGQVQRYQVDQGSVAIEGAGLNASNIDQFEIITRSAKINAEIQAKHLAVIAGANDVDAQTLNATARTANPADAPQLAIDSSALGGMYAGAIKLVGTEAGVGVKLAGDMATSGGDLQIDANGKLTLARAQAMGDVQLKAQEVQLTESVYADRNAKVVAAEKLAVDKNLTAGGNVHLEGRQVVSRGQLNAGLQRQEAIETINPSSHLQLQGGSLTNTGTINARGSLTTDLERLDNRDAELVAAGDLHLKAGRVDNRGGQLIGQQALKVEGSSLDNRGGTLAAEQSVKVVLDTLDNRDQGLLLSKSADLTLNTDSLDNRQGTLQANQGELKARVKQVLDNGGGKILTGAGKLSLEADELRNQQGRLNAQTGKLEVKSATFDNTQGQARGAAVEISSRSRLLNDQGHVLSTAGDLQLKGGELRNNEGEIASQKHLQLSVDSLQNQKGSLSAETIGLALSGKLDNDAGLIEAGESLAVDAGSVSNAKGSLRALGEQGESRFSIGGRFDNDQGLVEIGNQRLILSSGGLSNQQGLVRHLGQQGFVLSLADAGNAGGSFITNSRLDLDLADWSNTSRIQAQKIGLKVGTFTQTRTGKLVSVEGVEASGDHWINDGGLETDGDLKLILSGSYQGSGILKSQGRMTLAAARADLGQEAEVRSGAAADFTLGSHLQNLGTLTAAGDLQLKVDSLTNQGTLGAGNALHIETPTLVNQGGLIFSGADMQLETSSLTNDKGDIYSLGRLDVNAPGQQPASLIENISGTIESAHGMQLLANRLVNRKEKFAFIPALTSGRITLHFTDNCKGKHCAASYSVTEVYGTKITEDSQRGNLISGAELTFKGDSFENQFSTVSAAGDISLQSNSLKNIGAGGGEIRNYAYSIYTKDDGAYYTFINNMGRYNAYNDPNSASYNPAAMPLGAIALGSLNGFSKVETSGSGEVAAAIIQGAGKVDITGTQLLENSVIRPGETVAASASRVGLTTVDSSTQALPQLNLQAAPDLQQQAVNPLALPGFSLPQGDSGLFKVSRNPQHKYLIETNPAFANLKQFISSDYLLSRIGFNSDQTQRRLGDGLYEQRLIREAVIARTGQRFIAGLDSDEAMFRHLMDNAIASKTALDLSPGVALTSAQVAALTHDIVWMQEQEVNGEKVLVPVLYMAQANNRLAPNGALIQGRDVNLISGGTLANQGTLRASAQLQASAQNIDNSGLMEANERLSLLATQSIRNAQGGILKGRDVSLVATQGDVVNERSKVSQDTRYGGGIQHNDYLNSAARVEAGNSLNIDAGRDIRNSGSVLQAGGDASLKAGRDLALVATEQVNSSSGRHKKTSWSQSQTTQHGSEVQVGGNLSAAAGQDLQIVASKVAAQGSLALAAARDVSIEAAANESHRASKSKKVTSSNDQVRQQASSVTAGGDLSIKAGQDLTLVASQVKGEQNVALDATRDLNLLSAKDESASFYSKKSKGSFGRSSSKQQESYHSTNVASVVEAGKDLTLNTSKKADGGMSINGGRDVTVIGSQLKAGADLMVGATGDVAVLSGVEEHGSYSKKTKSGFLGLSKSGKSQLQTTATQVGSELNAGNDVVVAAGNDIRLRASEATAGNDVELRAGLVKDTGDINLVSANDTAYSRSEQYKKKVGLSSSGASVSFASAKESGRQAQSSTSVGSQVLAERDASLKAERDINVVGSGISAGRNVSLDAGRDVNVVAAQNSSAEQDWKKSKQVGVGVSSDDNGVSLFAGAERNKEKNRVETQTAAASQISAGADLSVNAKRDINQVGSDLRADHDINLVAGRDIKIDAAREVRVTEQQRESERNGLGVTLNHNYGKTKDAVNGAGDGENNTSKASSTLKAVDSVSQFLAGPTADVKLGNSKQSSSQEIIEQSNRSSTLQAGNDLNLTANNDVTVKGSQLGAGRDINVKGRDVTLDVAKGSISEETRNTEMWGGIHGGTSGGIKIGVGGSFGTANTESSQGSSTVTQLDAGRDINLKASNDLNLIGTQAQAGRNIDLDAGNDLNIRAAQNDHSSENNRNSGGGEMGFTFGSEGVGFYVSVSMGKGNLEREGERQQEAYLYAGDRLGFTSGKDTNIAGANLRGDEVIGRVGGDLNIASVADTGKVKGKEFDISVTATFGPAPGLSGSVGYGQTTGKTDWVEEQTRITGKNKVDIRTENHTQIDGALIAADNGNLKLDTGTLGFSDIAGKDKEHGYYLNVGGTYSSGSGTTQDSSQVGKGKEGETGWSVSGWDYQKDREQIVRATVGAGEIVVRKDAETRADSTAGLNRDVSKAYEITKDEESRTDLYASSSSIDAALKPGETLKQWSDGLLNYDKTALNNFNKAASALNVMINRVDKILGRPMDARAEAVAGKDLAESTLEALILSGKSRREAMAMMGDQKFIDGVLVGIASLNGIEPKVLEEIERVVEPSNNVPSQGSLVLKETQVNPTGILELQGTLESLAAAQKYIKENPEQAEAVGYVMAAAQGPKGVAQFLVMKAIEGTEFGKKFAENMGKVEAYAGKAAAQAIQGTELYPNFQEDAYIIGGGELIYSIFTGALPGKKGAKGEAHVSVNDGRINERGGNSAGDTGKGGAGSVDKTVHDTNTNLPVVREGKVVYEPLARPDANEIRAGSGFAKLGYDVKYKATASDLGVKDVRTPDMYVSGIGKVDVYTPNTANQKNIINVIEKKKSQASSVLTQIDLSGVEMKSIADRVWGKPNAKNIHTLFFQDSKGQIHRFDRPVLGGN; encoded by the coding sequence ATGGACGTTCGTCAGTTTGCCTTCCTGGCCCGCCAGCCTTCGGCTGCCCTGCAATCCCGTGAGTCCTTTTGGGGCCTGCCCAAGCGTGGTCTGGCGTTCATCCTGGCCAACATGATGTTCTGGCAGCCGGTGGTGGCGATGGCCGACGGCATCGTGGTCAACGGCAGCGGCACCAGCCTCGGGCAAGCGGCCAATGGCGTGCCTATCGTCAACATTGCTGCGCCCAATGGCGGCGGGCTGTCCCACAACAAGTTCAGTGATTACAACGTCGGCCAGCAGGGCGTAATTCTCAACAACGCCACGCAAAACCTACAGAACACCCAGTTGGGTGGCTACATCATCGGCAACAGCAACCTGGGTGGCCGCGCGGCCAATGTGATCCTCAACGAGGTCAATGGCGGCAGCCCCAGCCAGCTAAAGGGTTACACCGAAGTGGCCGGGCAATCAGCCCATGTCATCGTCGCCAACCCTTATGGCGTGACCTGCAACGGCTGCGGCTTCATCAACACCCCCAAGGCCACCCTGACCACCGGCAAACCGGTGATCGAGAATGGTCAGGTCCAGCGTTACCAGGTGGACCAGGGCAGCGTCGCCATCGAAGGCGCGGGGCTCAACGCCAGCAATATCGACCAGTTCGAAATCATCACCCGCAGCGCCAAGATCAACGCCGAGATCCAGGCCAAGCACCTGGCGGTGATCGCCGGGGCCAACGATGTCGACGCCCAGACCTTGAACGCCACGGCACGCACCGCCAACCCGGCGGATGCGCCGCAACTGGCGATCGACTCCTCGGCGCTGGGCGGCATGTACGCCGGGGCGATCAAGCTGGTGGGCACTGAAGCCGGGGTGGGGGTGAAGTTGGCGGGGGACATGGCCACCAGCGGCGGCGACCTGCAAATCGATGCCAATGGCAAATTGACCCTGGCTCGTGCTCAGGCCATGGGCGATGTGCAACTCAAGGCGCAAGAGGTGCAACTGACCGAGTCGGTGTACGCGGACCGGAACGCCAAAGTGGTTGCTGCTGAAAAACTGGCGGTGGACAAAAACCTGACAGCGGGCGGCAACGTGCACCTCGAAGGCCGGCAGGTGGTCAGTCGTGGTCAGCTTAATGCGGGGCTCCAGCGGCAAGAGGCTATCGAGACCATCAATCCCAGCAGCCATCTGCAGCTTCAGGGCGGCAGTCTGACCAATACCGGCACTATCAACGCCCGGGGCAGCCTCACGACTGATCTGGAGCGCCTGGATAACCGGGACGCGGAACTGGTGGCTGCGGGTGATCTGCACCTCAAGGCCGGTCGTGTTGATAACCGTGGTGGTCAGTTGATTGGCCAGCAAGCCCTCAAGGTTGAGGGCAGCAGTCTGGATAATCGTGGCGGGACCCTGGCCGCCGAGCAGTCTGTCAAGGTGGTACTCGACACTCTGGACAACCGCGATCAGGGCCTGCTGCTCAGCAAAAGCGCAGACTTGACCCTGAACACCGACAGCCTGGATAACCGCCAGGGCACCCTGCAAGCCAACCAGGGCGAGCTCAAGGCCAGGGTCAAACAGGTCCTCGACAACGGCGGCGGCAAGATCCTCACGGGTGCCGGAAAACTGAGCCTGGAAGCCGATGAACTGCGCAACCAGCAAGGACGACTGAACGCCCAGACCGGCAAGCTTGAGGTCAAAAGCGCGACCTTCGACAACACTCAGGGGCAGGCCCGCGGGGCGGCAGTCGAGATCAGCAGCCGCTCCCGTCTGCTCAATGATCAGGGGCATGTGCTGTCCACCGCAGGCGACTTGCAGCTCAAGGGCGGCGAGCTCCGCAACAACGAGGGCGAGATCGCCAGCCAGAAGCACCTGCAACTCTCCGTCGACAGCCTGCAGAATCAGAAGGGCAGCCTCAGCGCCGAAACCATCGGGCTGGCGCTTTCCGGCAAGCTGGACAACGACGCGGGGCTGATCGAGGCCGGGGAAAGCCTCGCGGTGGACGCCGGTTCAGTGAGCAACGCCAAGGGCAGTTTGCGGGCCTTGGGCGAGCAGGGCGAGAGCCGCTTCAGCATCGGTGGTCGTTTCGATAACGACCAGGGCCTGGTGGAGATCGGCAATCAGCGCTTGATTCTGAGCAGTGGGGGCTTGAGCAATCAGCAAGGGCTGGTGCGCCACCTGGGGCAACAAGGTTTCGTGTTGTCCCTGGCGGACGCTGGCAATGCTGGCGGTAGTTTCATCACCAACAGTCGGCTGGATCTGGACCTGGCGGATTGGAGCAACACCAGCCGGATCCAGGCACAAAAGATCGGCTTGAAGGTCGGGACCTTCACCCAGACCCGCACTGGCAAGCTGGTCTCGGTCGAGGGGGTCGAGGCTAGTGGTGATCATTGGATCAACGATGGCGGCCTGGAAACCGACGGCGACCTGAAGCTGATCCTCAGTGGCTCCTACCAAGGCAGCGGTATTCTCAAGAGCCAGGGGCGCATGACCCTTGCAGCCGCCCGCGCCGACCTTGGCCAAGAGGCCGAGGTGCGCAGCGGTGCTGCCGCCGATTTCACCCTCGGCAGTCACCTGCAGAACCTCGGCACGCTCACGGCCGCCGGCGACCTGCAACTCAAGGTCGACAGCCTGACCAACCAGGGCACCCTGGGGGCGGGCAATGCCCTGCACATCGAAACCCCGACCCTGGTCAACCAGGGCGGGCTGATCTTCAGCGGCGCCGACATGCAGCTGGAAACCAGCAGCCTGACCAACGACAAGGGTGACATCTACAGCCTTGGGCGCCTGGACGTGAATGCCCCGGGACAACAACCGGCCAGCCTGATCGAAAACATTTCCGGCACCATCGAAAGCGCCCATGGCATGCAGTTGCTGGCCAATCGCCTGGTGAACCGCAAGGAGAAGTTCGCCTTTATTCCGGCCCTGACCTCCGGGCGTATCACCTTGCACTTCACCGACAACTGCAAGGGCAAGCACTGTGCAGCCTCCTACTCGGTGACCGAGGTCTACGGCACGAAAATCACCGAGGACTCCCAGCGCGGTAACCTGATTTCCGGCGCCGAGCTGACCTTCAAGGGCGACAGCTTCGAAAACCAGTTCAGTACCGTTTCTGCCGCCGGCGACATCAGCTTGCAGAGCAACAGCCTGAAGAACATCGGTGCCGGTGGCGGCGAGATCCGCAATTACGCTTACTCGATCTACACCAAGGACGACGGCGCCTACTACACCTTCATCAACAACATGGGGCGCTACAACGCCTACAACGACCCCAACTCTGCCAGCTACAACCCTGCGGCGATGCCATTGGGAGCGATCGCCCTTGGTAGCCTGAACGGCTTCAGCAAGGTCGAGACCTCCGGCAGTGGCGAAGTCGCCGCGGCAATCATCCAGGGCGCCGGCAAGGTGGACATCACCGGCACCCAACTGCTGGAAAACAGCGTGATTCGTCCGGGTGAAACCGTGGCCGCCAGTGCCAGCCGGGTCGGCCTGACAACCGTGGACAGCAGCACTCAGGCCCTGCCACAGCTGAACCTGCAAGCCGCTCCGGACCTGCAGCAACAAGCGGTCAACCCTCTGGCCTTGCCCGGTTTCAGCTTGCCGCAAGGTGACAGCGGCCTGTTCAAGGTCAGCCGCAACCCGCAACACAAATACCTGATCGAAACCAACCCGGCGTTCGCCAACCTCAAGCAGTTCATCAGTTCCGACTACCTGCTCAGCCGCATCGGTTTCAACAGCGACCAGACCCAGCGCCGCCTGGGCGACGGTCTCTACGAACAACGACTGATCCGCGAAGCGGTGATCGCCCGTACCGGCCAGCGCTTCATTGCCGGGCTGGACAGCGACGAAGCGATGTTCCGCCACCTGATGGACAACGCGATCGCCAGCAAGACCGCCCTTGACCTGTCACCGGGTGTCGCCCTGACCTCCGCCCAGGTTGCGGCCCTGACCCACGACATCGTCTGGATGCAGGAACAGGAGGTCAACGGCGAGAAGGTCCTGGTACCGGTGCTGTACATGGCCCAGGCCAACAACCGCCTGGCGCCCAATGGCGCGCTGATCCAGGGGCGCGATGTGAACCTGATCTCCGGCGGCACCCTGGCCAATCAGGGCACCCTGCGCGCCAGTGCACAACTGCAAGCCAGCGCCCAGAACATCGACAACAGCGGCCTGATGGAAGCCAACGAACGCCTGTCGCTGCTGGCCACCCAAAGCATCCGCAACGCCCAGGGCGGGATTCTCAAAGGCCGGGACGTCAGCCTGGTCGCGACCCAGGGCGACGTCGTCAACGAGCGCTCGAAAGTCAGCCAGGACACCCGTTATGGCGGCGGTATCCAGCACAACGACTACCTCAACAGCGCGGCTCGGGTCGAGGCGGGCAACAGCCTGAATATCGACGCCGGACGGGATATCCGTAACAGCGGCAGCGTGCTCCAGGCCGGGGGGGATGCAAGTCTCAAGGCGGGACGTGATCTGGCGTTGGTGGCCACTGAGCAAGTGAACAGCAGCAGCGGGCGCCACAAGAAGACCAGCTGGAGCCAGAGCCAGACCACCCAGCACGGCAGTGAAGTGCAGGTCGGTGGCAATCTTTCCGCCGCGGCCGGCCAGGATCTGCAGATAGTGGCCAGCAAGGTCGCTGCCCAGGGCAGCCTGGCACTGGCAGCGGCGCGTGATGTCTCCATCGAGGCTGCGGCCAATGAGAGCCACCGCGCGTCGAAGAGCAAGAAGGTCACCAGCAGTAACGATCAGGTACGTCAGCAGGCATCCTCGGTGACCGCTGGCGGCGATCTGTCGATCAAGGCGGGTCAGGACCTGACCTTGGTGGCCAGCCAGGTGAAGGGCGAGCAAAACGTCGCGCTGGACGCCACTCGCGATCTCAATTTGCTGTCCGCCAAGGACGAGAGCGCCTCTTTCTACTCGAAGAAGAGCAAAGGCTCCTTCGGGCGTAGCAGCAGCAAACAGCAGGAGAGCTACCACAGCACCAACGTCGCCTCTGTGGTCGAGGCCGGGAAAGACCTGACCCTCAACACCAGCAAGAAAGCCGATGGCGGCATGAGCATCAACGGCGGCCGCGATGTCACGGTGATTGGCAGTCAGCTCAAGGCCGGCGCAGACCTGATGGTCGGCGCCACTGGCGATGTGGCGGTCCTCTCCGGTGTCGAGGAGCACGGTTCCTACAGCAAGAAGACCAAGTCCGGTTTCCTCGGCCTGTCCAAAAGCGGCAAGAGCCAGTTGCAAACCACCGCGACCCAGGTCGGCAGCGAGCTGAATGCCGGCAACGATGTGGTGGTTGCTGCGGGCAACGATATTCGCTTGCGGGCCAGTGAAGCCACGGCCGGCAACGATGTGGAACTGCGTGCCGGGCTGGTCAAGGACACGGGTGACATCAACTTGGTTTCGGCCAACGACACCGCCTACAGCCGCAGCGAGCAGTACAAGAAAAAGGTCGGGCTGTCCTCCTCCGGGGCCAGCGTCTCCTTTGCCTCGGCCAAGGAGTCCGGGCGCCAGGCGCAAAGCAGCACCAGCGTGGGCAGCCAGGTGCTGGCCGAGCGCGATGCGAGCCTGAAGGCCGAGCGCGACATCAACGTGGTGGGCAGCGGCATCAGCGCCGGGCGCAATGTCAGCCTCGACGCCGGACGTGACGTCAATGTGGTGGCGGCACAGAACAGCTCAGCGGAGCAGGACTGGAAAAAGAGCAAGCAAGTCGGCGTAGGCGTCAGCAGCGACGACAACGGTGTCAGCCTCTTCGCCGGGGCCGAGCGCAACAAGGAAAAGAATCGCGTCGAAACCCAGACCGCCGCCGCCAGCCAGATCAGTGCCGGTGCAGACCTGTCGGTCAACGCCAAGCGCGACATCAATCAGGTGGGTTCCGATCTTCGGGCCGATCACGACATCAACCTGGTGGCCGGCCGCGACATCAAGATCGACGCCGCCCGGGAAGTGCGGGTGACCGAGCAGCAGCGTGAAAGCGAGCGCAATGGCCTGGGCGTCACCCTCAACCACAACTACGGCAAGACCAAGGACGCCGTCAACGGCGCCGGCGACGGTGAAAACAACACCAGCAAAGCCTCCAGCACCCTCAAGGCCGTCGACTCGGTCAGCCAGTTCCTCGCCGGACCGACCGCTGACGTCAAGCTTGGCAACAGCAAGCAAAGCAGCAGTCAGGAGATCATCGAGCAGAGCAACCGCTCTTCAACCCTGCAGGCCGGCAACGACCTGAACCTCACGGCCAACAACGACGTGACCGTCAAGGGCAGCCAGTTGGGTGCCGGGCGCGACATCAACGTCAAAGGGCGCGACGTCACCCTGGATGTGGCCAAAGGCAGCATCAGCGAGGAAACCCGCAATACCGAGATGTGGGGCGGCATCCACGGCGGCACCAGTGGCGGCATCAAGATCGGCGTCGGAGGCAGCTTCGGCACCGCCAACACCGAGAGCAGCCAAGGCTCCTCCACCGTCACCCAACTGGATGCCGGGCGCGACATCAACCTCAAGGCCAGCAACGACCTGAACCTGATCGGGACCCAGGCCCAGGCCGGACGCAACATCGACCTGGATGCCGGCAACGACCTGAACATCCGCGCCGCGCAGAACGACCACAGCAGCGAAAACAACCGCAACAGTGGTGGTGGGGAGATGGGCTTCACCTTTGGTTCAGAAGGCGTCGGTTTCTACGTCAGCGTCAGCATGGGCAAAGGCAATCTGGAACGTGAAGGCGAGCGCCAGCAAGAGGCCTATCTCTATGCCGGGGACCGTCTGGGCTTCACCAGTGGCAAGGACACCAACATTGCGGGTGCCAACCTGCGTGGTGATGAAGTGATCGGACGTGTCGGCGGTGACCTGAACATCGCTTCGGTCGCCGACACCGGCAAGGTCAAGGGCAAGGAATTCGACATCAGCGTCACCGCCACCTTTGGTCCTGCCCCGGGCCTCAGTGGCTCAGTCGGTTACGGCCAGACCACCGGCAAGACCGACTGGGTTGAAGAGCAAACCCGCATCACTGGCAAGAACAAGGTCGATATCCGCACCGAAAACCACACCCAGATCGACGGTGCGCTGATCGCCGCCGACAACGGCAACCTCAAGCTGGACACCGGCACCCTGGGCTTCAGCGATATCGCCGGTAAGGACAAGGAGCACGGCTATTACCTGAACGTGGGCGGCACCTACAGCTCCGGTAGTGGCACCACACAAGACAGCAGCCAGGTGGGCAAAGGCAAGGAAGGTGAAACCGGCTGGAGCGTCAGTGGCTGGGATTACCAGAAGGACCGCGAGCAGATCGTGCGCGCCACCGTTGGGGCGGGCGAGATCGTGGTGCGCAAGGATGCCGAGACCAGGGCCGATTCAACGGCCGGGCTGAACCGGGATGTGAGCAAGGCGTATGAGATCACCAAGGATGAAGAGTCGCGTACGGATTTGTATGCGAGCAGTTCTTCCATTGACGCTGCACTCAAACCGGGTGAAACGCTGAAACAATGGTCTGATGGGTTGCTCAACTATGACAAAACTGCACTGAATAACTTTAACAAGGCGGCGTCAGCGCTCAACGTGATGATTAATCGCGTGGATAAAATTTTAGGGCGTCCCATGGATGCTCGTGCGGAAGCTGTGGCAGGGAAGGACTTAGCAGAAAGTACACTTGAGGCACTGATTCTTTCCGGTAAAAGTCGCCGCGAAGCTATGGCGATGATGGGAGATCAAAAGTTTATCGATGGTGTTCTTGTTGGTATCGCCTCATTAAATGGTATCGAACCGAAGGTTCTGGAGGAAATTGAAAGGGTCGTAGAGCCCAGTAACAACGTTCCTAGCCAAGGTTCGCTGGTGCTGAAAGAAACGCAGGTTAATCCCACTGGGATATTGGAGCTTCAGGGAACTTTAGAGAGTCTTGCGGCAGCTCAGAAATATATTAAGGAAAATCCAGAGCAAGCGGAAGCTGTAGGCTATGTTATGGCTGCTGCGCAGGGGCCTAAAGGTGTTGCGCAGTTTCTGGTGATGAAAGCTATTGAGGGAACAGAGTTTGGTAAGAAGTTTGCTGAAAATATGGGTAAGGTGGAAGCCTACGCGGGAAAAGCAGCAGCACAGGCTATTCAAGGGACAGAGTTATACCCGAATTTTCAAGAAGATGCCTATATAATTGGCGGTGGCGAGCTGATCTATAGCATCTTTACTGGTGCGTTACCGGGTAAGAAGGGAGCGAAGGGCGAGGCTCATGTTTCTGTTAACGATGGCAGAATTAATGAACGTGGGGGGAATTCTGCTGGTGATACTGGAAAGGGGGGCGCTGGGTCAGTAGATAAAACTGTACACGATACCAATACTAATCTGCCTGTAGTTCGTGAAGGGAAAGTAGTTTATGAACCATTGGCTAGGCCTGATGCAAATGAAATTAGGGCTGGGTCAGGGTTTGCAAAGCTTGGATATGATGTTAAATATAAAGCTACCGCATCGGATCTAGGAGTTAAAGATGTAAGGACGCCAGATATGTATGTGTCTGGTATTGGGAAGGTTGATGTTTATACGCCGAACACAGCAAATCAAAAAAATATTATAAATGTTATTGAGAAGAAAAAGTCACAAGCTTCATCTGTTTTGACGCAGATTGATTTGTCTGGAGTTGAAATGAAAAGTATTGCAGATAGGGTTTGGGGCAAACCCAATGCTAAAAATATCCATACATTATTTTTTCAGGATTCAAAAGGGCAAATACATCGTTTTGATCGTCCGGTCTTAGGAGGTAACTAA
- the imm2 gene encoding Imm2 family immunity protein: protein MEDRVTYSEVRACFLALYYNYCRVKLRHNSLWVEGESEAGYAYAELEGSFDKPVEILMLEVVALVLRGGRTSEKVHDYHRAVIEEVLRDNDLPSILEGVPQEEAVEFSSDLRLLGVI from the coding sequence ATGGAAGATCGAGTAACTTATAGTGAGGTTAGGGCTTGTTTTTTAGCTCTCTATTATAATTATTGTAGGGTGAAGCTTCGTCATAATAGTTTGTGGGTAGAAGGAGAGAGCGAGGCTGGTTATGCATATGCAGAGCTTGAAGGGAGTTTTGATAAGCCTGTTGAAATTTTGATGTTGGAAGTTGTTGCTCTGGTGCTTAGGGGGGGGCGAACTTCAGAAAAGGTTCATGATTATCATCGGGCTGTTATTGAGGAAGTATTAAGAGATAATGATCTTCCTAGTATTTTAGAAGGGGTGCCACAAGAAGAAGCAGTGGAGTTCAGTTCTGATCTCAGGCTGTTAGGGGTGATTTAG